The Streptomyces sp. NBC_01276 genome includes the window GGGGTCTTCGGCCCAGAGCGCAGGGCTGACGGCGCCCAGGAGTGGTACAGCTGCCCAGTCATGGTCGTGCTCTCCCGCTCCTCGGGTTCGTCACCGGGCACACCGGCCCGAGACCCGCCGCCGGGCGGAGCGCGACCGCCTCGCCCCTGTGGCCGGTGGGTCGCGCCCCGGCCGTCGTACGGGGCGACCCGGGTCAGCACGGTGCGGGCCCCGAACGGCGGTCCGCCGGGGCCGTGGGCCGCTCCGCGAGTGCGTACCTAGATCACCATGCGCTCGTCGGTCTCGAACAGCTTCATCTCGGTGCGGGAGAGGATCAGCTGTACCGCGTGAGAGCCGCCGCCCCTGCCCACCTTCCACAGGGCCCGGCCGCGCTGGGCCGCCCCCCAGGAGCCGATCAGGTCGCACTCGGCCGAGGTCAGACCGATCGCTTCGCGGGTGAAGGCGAGCGGGCGGGTGTCCTGGGCGAGCTGGATCCGGGTTTCGCAGCTGGAGATCAGGTCACGGGCGATGGCCACCGCTTCGGACCCGGCCGCGCCGACGCTCTCGAAGTCGGACAGCCGGTGCGTGGCCAGGACCTGGATCGTGCCGGTGGCCCGGGAGAGGCGCAGGTCTGCGTCGATCTTCTTGACCATCGCGGCGCCGCCGGACCTCATCTGCCGCCACAACTCGTCACGGATGACGATCCGGGGGGCCTGCCCGGGCCGGTCGATCGCCGACTGCGCCCAGGAGGAGACGCACGAGAGCACCATCGCGACGGTTTCGTCGCCGTACGGGGTGAGGGCGCTGATGTCCACGCTCTGGATCGGAGCCGCCCAGTCCAGGCCGAGGGACGTCTCCTCGTCGAAGAGCCCGCCCAGGTGTCCGGTGACCATGATGCCGAGGGCGGAGCGGATGGAGGCCATGGACTCCCGGGCCCGCTGGACGTCCCCGTCCCGGATCCGCAGCTCCCGCGCCATCGTCTCCGTGGGGTCCCGGAGCTTGTCGTAGACCAGGGGAAGCGTCGGAGTGCGCAGGGACGTCGTCCCGTACAGCTCCCCGGTCAGGTCCCGGACAGCGACGTCGAGGGCCTCCTCCTCCTGTGGCTCCAGGGTCCTGCGCAGCTGCAGCTCCAGCAGGGCCTTGAGGAGGGTCAGGCGGCGCCGGTGGATCTCCGTCAGCCGGCCCCGGAGCACAGCGGGGTCGCGGATCCCGTCGAGGCCCTGCCCGAGCGGCCCTGCGTCGAGCGGATTGAGGCGGCCCGGCAGCCCCGGACCGAGCCGGACCGGCTCGACGCCGAGGTGGCGGCACATCGCCGCGTACTCGCCCTTGACGTCTCCGGCGATGAGCGCCTTGTGGCCGAAGGCCATCAGCCGCAGGGCGAGTGCCTTGACGTGCGCGCTCTTCCCCGAGCCGGGGATGCCGGTCAGCATGACGTTCGGGTTGGTGACCAGGCCCTGCTTCACCCACACGGTGGGGTGCGCGGAGAACGCCGCCGTCGTCAGCACGTTGTGGCCGATGTACGCACCCACCGCGGGCAGGCTGGCGGCGTGCAGGAAGGGAAACGCGCCGGCCGCGTTGACGGTGGTGGCCCGCACCGCCTCCGGGCGCGGGAGCGAGGCGGCCCGGCCTGCGAACGGCCCCTTCCACCCCTTCTTGGGAGCGACCCGCATGACCGACGCGGGGTCTTCCAGCAGCTGTGCCTGCCGCCGCTCCTGAGGGCTGGGTGGCTCGGCCCGCCGGCTCGCGGGTACGGAGGCGAGTCCGGCCGCCTCCCGCAGACCGGTGTCGGCGAGAACGGTGTCGTCCGCGGCCTTGCGGCGGAGCAGCGCCATCAGAAGCCACCCCGCCGGTCGGGCAGGCCCTGGCCCAGGGGCAGCGCCCCGGCGACGAAGCCGACGTCCTGTGTTCCCCACATCCGGCGGAGTTCCAGGTTCGCGGCGCCCGCGTCCGCCTGGATCTCCGCGCAGGCGGTCTCCAGCTCGTCCACGTCCGTCACCGTCACCGACAGGATCGCCGTCATCCGCACCACGCCCTCACCGGCCGCGCGCTCCGCGTCCTGCCGGCGCGCGACCATCTCGGCGCGCCGCTCGTCCTCGCTCTCGTCCCTGCCGGTCTTCGCGCGCAGCTTCCGGGCCGCGTTCCGCTTGGTCGTCTCCCGCGCGAGTTCGGAGCGCGCACGACGCGGCCCGAGCGGTTCGTAGACGAGGGAGAGGCTGCGGCGGGCGTTCGCCCGGGGCCGGAGCAGGGGCTGCAGGAACGTCGCGTAGACCTGCGCCTGGGGCCAACTGCGCACCTGGTAGGACACGGTCCAGGCGCCGTCGTGCTGGTAGACGCCCATGCCCGTCTCCGCGTACGCGGGGCCGGCGAGCTCGACGTCGACGCCCGGCTCCACGCCCGTCCAGTCGGCCGCGGCGGCGGCCGCCCTGCGGGTGGCGAGCATGACCTGCGCGTCCGGGTCGTAGGCGGTGCGGATGGTCTGGGCGACCCCGCGCGGGTCCAGCCACTCCTCCACCTGCAGGCTCGCGCCGGACAGGGCCTGCCCCATCGCGTGCAGTTCGCGTACGAGGACGGCGGCCGCGCCCGCCTGGCCGCCGCCGGCGCCCTTGATCGCGAGCCGGGCGCGACCGGCGGAGAGGGTCACCGACAGGTACGTCTCCCGGGCGGAGGCGGACGGGCCCGCGCCCTCCATCACCTCGGTGAGCGCGGTCACGGCGGCCGCCGGCGCGTCCGTGCTGACGTGCCGGGCGGTCCAGGACGCCAGGGCGGCACCGTCGTCCGGCAGCACCCGCTGGTGCACGCTCAGCCGCGTGACCGGGGAGTCCTCGGTGCAGTACGTCCGCAGCATCGAGGCCCACCCGGCAACGCGCGTGGTCTGCCGGTCGGTGTCGATCAGGGCCAGGCCCGGGTAGGTCACCCGGGCGACAGCCGTGTACGTCGCGGCGACCGGGTCGTGGACGACGCCGAGGTGGCCGCCCAGGCCGTCCGGTGCCTCCAGGATCCGCAGTCGGGCCAGCGTGCCGGGAAGGTCCATGGGCTGTTCGCCCGTGGCCTTGCTGTAGGGGGCGCTCGCCCCGCTGTGGAAGATGTTTCTGCGTGTGGCCACGGCGATTTGGTGCCTTACTGCGAGAAGGATCCATTCGTCGGCGGAGAGACCCATGACCCGGCCGAAGGCCAGGCCGACGAGGAGGAGGCTGACCGGAATGCAGATCAGGGCCGCCGTCCAGGAGCCCAGGTTGAGGGGCAGGAGCAGGAGCAGGGACGCCACTGCGAGCAGGGCGAACCCGGGGCCGCTCATGTGTCCGAACCATCCGCTGCGTTCGGACTGCCAGCCCCCGTAGGTGGGGTGACTCTGACTCATCTACGACTCCGGGGAAGGATCGGTACCGCTGGGCGCCGACAACGGCGGTGCAGGTTGTGGCGGAGGTACGGCCCGACGGCCGACCGGTGGCAGCTCGTGCTCCTTCGGGATCTTCGCCGAAAGCACCTTCACACCGTGTTCGGGGTACTCGGGCAGCGGCTCGGGCGCCTCCCGCCTTGCGCGGATGCCCTCGCCCGTGCGCTGGGCCACGACGGCGTGCCGTCCGCCGGGCTGCCCGTTGTCCAGGCCCGCGTTGGCGGCCGTGTTGGCCATCCCCGACTCCAGGGCGTCCTTTCCGACCGCCGCGAGCTGGAGTCCGACGGTGGCCGCCGACATGGCGCCGGCGAACCCCTTCGTCCCGGCGCTGCCCAGCACGGACCCGCCGCCACCGCCGCCGCCGTCGCTTCCGCCCTCACGTTCCAGAGCCTTGGTGTAGCCGCTCCCGCCGCCGACCGATCCGGCGCCGTCACCCTGGGGGCCGCCGCTCCGTGCCGAGGCGGACGACCCGATCGAGCTCATCAGGCCGGACATCATCGACGTACCGGCGCCGTTCGAGGTGAAAGTGATGAATTTGGCGAGGACCGGCCAGGAGAAGCAGGCGGTCAAGAAGATGACCACACCGACGATGACGTTCTGGATACCGGTGCTGTCACCCATCGCGAACAATCCGATCGTAAAGATCAGGACTATTACGGGTTTCATCAGGACCAGCGAGATCAGGGCGTTGCGGGCGGTAGGCCACCAGTTCTTACTGGAATCCGAAATCTCCCCGGTCAGGGTGATCGGCATCGTGACCAGCAGGATCATGATGCCTGCCTGCCGCATCAGCATTTCGACCCAGAGTGCGGCGATGGCGACGATGGTGATGACCCCGACCACGATGACCACTCCGACGGCAGCCGGTGCGAGAGCCTCGCCCGTGGCCACCATCGTGCCGCCGACCGCTGCCGCGCCGCCACCGCTCGCCAGGGCGGCGAAAAGCGTCCCGATCTTGCGCTGCATCGCTTCCGCCGCACCTCCCTCACTGCCGAAGCTGAAGGTGATCATCCATTCGGAGAGCTTGTCCGCGATCAGGAGTGCCTGCTGCGTGAAGAGCAGGTAGACGCTGGAGATGACCGCCCACTTGGCC containing:
- a CDS encoding type VI secretion protein, coding for MALLRRKAADDTVLADTGLREAAGLASVPASRRAEPPSPQERRQAQLLEDPASVMRVAPKKGWKGPFAGRAASLPRPEAVRATTVNAAGAFPFLHAASLPAVGAYIGHNVLTTAAFSAHPTVWVKQGLVTNPNVMLTGIPGSGKSAHVKALALRLMAFGHKALIAGDVKGEYAAMCRHLGVEPVRLGPGLPGRLNPLDAGPLGQGLDGIRDPAVLRGRLTEIHRRRLTLLKALLELQLRRTLEPQEEEALDVAVRDLTGELYGTTSLRTPTLPLVYDKLRDPTETMARELRIRDGDVQRARESMASIRSALGIMVTGHLGGLFDEETSLGLDWAAPIQSVDISALTPYGDETVAMVLSCVSSWAQSAIDRPGQAPRIVIRDELWRQMRSGGAAMVKKIDADLRLSRATGTIQVLATHRLSDFESVGAAGSEAVAIARDLISSCETRIQLAQDTRPLAFTREAIGLTSAECDLIGSWGAAQRGRALWKVGRGGGSHAVQLILSRTEMKLFETDERMVI
- a CDS encoding SCO6880 family protein, with translation MSQSHPTYGGWQSERSGWFGHMSGPGFALLAVASLLLLLPLNLGSWTAALICIPVSLLLVGLAFGRVMGLSADEWILLAVRHQIAVATRRNIFHSGASAPYSKATGEQPMDLPGTLARLRILEAPDGLGGHLGVVHDPVAATYTAVARVTYPGLALIDTDRQTTRVAGWASMLRTYCTEDSPVTRLSVHQRVLPDDGAALASWTARHVSTDAPAAAVTALTEVMEGAGPSASARETYLSVTLSAGRARLAIKGAGGGQAGAAAVLVRELHAMGQALSGASLQVEEWLDPRGVAQTIRTAYDPDAQVMLATRRAAAAAADWTGVEPGVDVELAGPAYAETGMGVYQHDGAWTVSYQVRSWPQAQVYATFLQPLLRPRANARRSLSLVYEPLGPRRARSELARETTKRNAARKLRAKTGRDESEDERRAEMVARRQDAERAAGEGVVRMTAILSVTVTDVDELETACAEIQADAGAANLELRRMWGTQDVGFVAGALPLGQGLPDRRGGF